The Mesorhizobium sp. AR10 genome includes the window GCCGGTGCTGTGGGACAAACGAGAGCAGACAATTGTCTCCAACGAATCCTCCGAGATCATCCGGATGCTCAATTCGGCCTTCGACGCATGGGGCGATGCCAGTCTCGATTTCTATCCGAAAGCGCTGCGAGGCGAGATCGACCGCATCAATGTGCTGGTCTATCCCTCGGTCAACAACGGCGTCTATCGAACCGGCTTCGCCACCACACAAGGCGCCTATGAAGAAGCATTTGGCGAGTTGTTCTCGGCACTCGATACGCTGGAGGATCGCCTGTCACGCCAGCGCTATCTGGTCGGCGACCGGATCACCGAGGCCGACTGGCGGCTGTTCACCACGCTGGTGCGCTTCGATCCCGTCTATGTCGGCCATTTCAAATGCAATCTGCGCCGCATTGCCGACTATCCGAACCTGTCGAACTATCTGCGCGATCTTTACCAAGTACCTCGCGTCGCGGGCACGGTGAATCTGCACCACATCAAGGCGCATTATTACGGTAGCCACGAGACGATCAACCCGACGCGGATCGTCCCGGTAGGGCCCGAACTGGACTATGCCGCGCTGCATGATCGGACGCGGTTCAGGAAGGCCGCTTGATCTACCAGTAGGGCGAGGGTGGTTCGCCGCCAAGCACTTCAGCGATCCGCCGTAGCGTCGCCGGCGTTGTTTCTTTCGGCAGACTGTCGAGTGGGAAGAAGCGGCCTTCGGCGATCTCGTGGTCCGGCAATTTGGGTGCGGCCTGGTTGAAGTGTTCGATCAGGTAGAGGCCGACATGGTCGCGGCGGCTGGAGCGGCGGTTGAAATGCATCGATTTCAGCACTGGTGGGGCGGTCAAGGCGATGTTGCCTTCTTCGGCCAGCTCACGCGCCAGCGCCTCGGCCAGTGTCTCGCCGACCTCGACGCCACCGCCCGGAAACTGCCAGCCCGGAACGTAGGTGTGGCGGATGAGGAAGACGGAATTGGCAGTACGGTCATGGATCAGGCCGCGCACACCGAGCGTCATTGGTCGCCGCAGCACGAAATAGAGGTGGAACAGCCTTGCCCTGAGACCGGCCCAACCGGTCTGGCGGAAAGCGGCCTCCGTATTGGTCGCCATCATCCTTGAAACCGTGAGTGGAAAGCGGGGGGCGCGTCGCTTATGAAGGAGGAATGTTCAGGCTCGCGCATATTTCCGATGTCCATCTGGGGCCACTCCCCGATGTAACCTATCGCGATCTCGCCTCCAAGCGCGTGGTCGGCTACGTCAACTGGCAGCGCAATCGCCGCCGCCATATGCACGACGCCGTCATCGACACGATCGTCGCCGACATGAAGGCGAGCGCACCCGACCACCTCGCTGTGACCGGCGATCTGGTCAATCTGGCGCTCGATGGCGAGATCGAGATGGCCAAACACTGGCTTGAGACGCTGGGCTCTCCCGATGACGTGTCGGTCGTTCCGGGAAACCACGACGCCTATGTGCCAGGCGCCTTCGACAAGACCTGCCGGTCCTGGGCGGCGTGGATGAGCGGCGACGGCGTCAGCACTCCGGTCGATCGCAACGCCTTTCCCTATCTGCGCGTGCGCGGCAATGTCGCACTGATCGGTGTCTCGACAGCGCGTGCCACGGCCCCGTTCATGGCCAACGGCTTTTTTCTCGAAGGCCAGGCCAAAAGGCTGGGCACGGTGCTCGACGCAACGGCCAAGCGCGACTTGTTCCGGGTGATCATGATCCACCATCCGCCAGTGCGCGGCGCCGTTTCTCAGTATAAGCGGCTGTTCGGCATCGCCCGCTTCCACAAGACCGTTCACCGGCACGGGGCCGAACTCGTGCTACACGGCCATTCGCATCTGCCGTCGCTGTTCTTCATCGGCGGACGCGGCGCCAGAATTCCGATCGTCGGTGTTGCTGCCGCTGGGCAGGCGCCTGGCGGCAGGAACCCGGCAGCACAGTACAATCTGCTCGATATCGACGGCGAGAAGGGCGACTGGCGGATCAGGCTGACGCGACGCGGCCTGACGGGGCCGGCCATACCGCCTTCCGATCTGCAGGTGCTGGAGCTTGGCGCGGATACCGAAGCATCCCGGCCACTGATCAAAAGCTGATTTTCATCGCCATGAGGCGATCCCAGAACAGCGCGGCCGACACGGCCAGCCCGACAAGCGCGCCGGCGGTGATCACGCCGAGGCCGGAAAAGAAGGTCGACCAGCCATTGCCGCGCGTGGCGGATTGCAGCGGCGGCTCGGCTTCCGGCGCGGCAGCGCGTCTCATGCCGGCGACAGCCTGCTCGACTCCGCCTTCCATCATCCGCTGGCG containing:
- a CDS encoding glutathione S-transferase family protein; translation: MGLLVEGRWQDRWYDTKASGGKFVRTQAQWRDWITVDGAPAQDRSHGFKAEPGRYHLYVSLACPWAHRTLIFRALKKLEGIISVSIVHHFMGANGWTFLAEDGATGDTLYGLDFLHQIYTKADPTYSGRVTVPVLWDKREQTIVSNESSEIIRMLNSAFDAWGDASLDFYPKALRGEIDRINVLVYPSVNNGVYRTGFATTQGAYEEAFGELFSALDTLEDRLSRQRYLVGDRITEADWRLFTTLVRFDPVYVGHFKCNLRRIADYPNLSNYLRDLYQVPRVAGTVNLHHIKAHYYGSHETINPTRIVPVGPELDYAALHDRTRFRKAA
- a CDS encoding NUDIX domain-containing protein, with the protein product MATNTEAAFRQTGWAGLRARLFHLYFVLRRPMTLGVRGLIHDRTANSVFLIRHTYVPGWQFPGGGVEVGETLAEALARELAEEGNIALTAPPVLKSMHFNRRSSRRDHVGLYLIEHFNQAAPKLPDHEIAEGRFFPLDSLPKETTPATLRRIAEVLGGEPPSPYW
- a CDS encoding metallophosphoesterase family protein encodes the protein MFRLAHISDVHLGPLPDVTYRDLASKRVVGYVNWQRNRRRHMHDAVIDTIVADMKASAPDHLAVTGDLVNLALDGEIEMAKHWLETLGSPDDVSVVPGNHDAYVPGAFDKTCRSWAAWMSGDGVSTPVDRNAFPYLRVRGNVALIGVSTARATAPFMANGFFLEGQAKRLGTVLDATAKRDLFRVIMIHHPPVRGAVSQYKRLFGIARFHKTVHRHGAELVLHGHSHLPSLFFIGGRGARIPIVGVAAAGQAPGGRNPAAQYNLLDIDGEKGDWRIRLTRRGLTGPAIPPSDLQVLELGADTEASRPLIKS